One genomic segment of Kiritimatiella glycovorans includes these proteins:
- a CDS encoding PTS sugar transporter subunit IIA: protein MNLSDILNRDLCRVRLHARRKEDMLNEIAEILKEHDALSGFTQEQIAAALREREQLGSTGFGDGLALPHCRLPGLKQFVLGIGLSPRGAAFDALDGKKAHLFCFLAGPEEKPNEYVKVLAEISGVLRNESARRELRKAPTATALYESFMRHASPESAEGGARRRKLLMLVLQEEDLVTEVMELFVEMGIRGASVLESRGMGNILTRVPLFASFMNFLGTREEFHRTVFALVPDEQLPRLIQSIEEITGDMESHSGAMALALDISMLKGSLESI, encoded by the coding sequence ATGAACCTGAGCGACATCTTAAACCGCGATCTCTGCCGCGTGCGGCTGCACGCCCGCAGAAAAGAAGACATGCTCAACGAGATTGCGGAGATCCTGAAGGAACATGACGCGCTGAGCGGATTCACGCAGGAACAGATCGCGGCGGCGCTGCGCGAGCGCGAACAGCTCGGCTCGACGGGATTCGGCGACGGCCTCGCGCTGCCGCACTGCCGCCTGCCCGGGCTGAAACAGTTTGTGCTCGGCATCGGACTGTCGCCGCGGGGCGCGGCGTTCGATGCGCTGGACGGGAAGAAAGCCCACCTGTTCTGTTTCCTCGCGGGACCGGAGGAGAAGCCGAATGAGTACGTGAAAGTTCTGGCGGAAATCTCCGGCGTCCTGCGCAACGAGTCGGCCCGGCGCGAACTGCGCAAAGCTCCCACCGCGACGGCGCTCTACGAGAGCTTCATGCGTCATGCCTCTCCGGAGAGCGCGGAAGGGGGCGCGCGCCGCCGCAAACTGCTGATGCTGGTGCTGCAGGAAGAGGACCTCGTGACGGAGGTGATGGAACTTTTCGTGGAAATGGGGATCCGCGGCGCGTCGGTGCTGGAATCGCGCGGCATGGGCAACATTCTCACCCGGGTTCCGCTCTTTGCGAGCTTCATGAACTTTCTCGGAACGCGCGAAGAGTTCCACCGCACCGTCTTCGCACTCGTGCCCGATGAACAGCTCCCGCGCCTGATCCAGTCGATCGAGGAGATCACCGGCGACATGGAAAGCCATTCCGGCGCAATGGCCCTCGCCCTCGATATCTCCATGCTCAAGGGCAGCCTGGAGTCGATCTAG
- a CDS encoding cation:proton antiporter gives MQILIDALLHLRDTFNDHIVFSMGVLLVIGYFAGKLAERVRLPAITGYIVAGLLLGDAVTGVIHAEMTKTLRTVTEVALGIIAITIGSEFALPKIRRLGPGILTITLVQLFGTFFIVALALFAAGLAWSYSMLLGAIASATAPAATVVIIQNLRARGDFVDTLYGVVALDDAGCVLLFSAVYAFVFTFIGPAAAQATGGMTVVVHAVTEIVSAIGLGAAQGLLMRLFTWRVKRDNERLIIALGSIFLFTAVAISLELSPLLTNMMAGAVLANISNHRHALFRVITPLTPPLYAAFFAIAGTELDIAVLGDPWVLALGSIYVIARATGKYAGVWAGARACRAPASVRNYLGLSMLPQAGVAIGLVLFLQASPLAARGSPEVQQWLMRIANIVLFAVFVNELAGPPLSRFAIVRGMEKNS, from the coding sequence ATGCAGATACTTATCGACGCCCTGTTGCACCTGCGGGACACGTTCAACGACCACATCGTGTTCAGCATGGGGGTGCTGCTGGTGATCGGATATTTTGCGGGCAAGCTGGCCGAAAGGGTCCGGCTCCCGGCCATCACCGGCTATATCGTCGCCGGGCTTCTTCTGGGCGACGCCGTCACCGGCGTGATCCATGCGGAGATGACGAAGACGCTGCGGACGGTGACGGAGGTGGCGCTCGGCATTATCGCCATCACGATCGGCAGCGAATTCGCGCTGCCGAAGATCCGCCGGCTCGGTCCCGGCATCCTGACCATCACCCTCGTCCAGCTCTTCGGCACGTTCTTTATCGTCGCCCTGGCGCTCTTCGCCGCCGGTCTCGCGTGGTCCTACTCCATGCTGCTGGGGGCCATCGCCAGCGCCACCGCACCGGCCGCCACGGTGGTCATCATCCAGAACCTCCGCGCGCGGGGCGACTTCGTCGATACGCTCTACGGAGTGGTGGCGCTGGACGACGCGGGATGCGTACTGCTCTTTTCCGCGGTCTACGCGTTCGTGTTCACGTTTATCGGGCCCGCCGCGGCGCAGGCAACCGGGGGCATGACGGTAGTCGTGCATGCGGTGACCGAGATCGTTTCCGCGATCGGGCTGGGCGCGGCGCAGGGGCTTCTCATGCGTCTGTTCACGTGGCGCGTGAAACGCGATAACGAGCGGCTGATCATCGCGCTGGGTTCGATCTTCCTGTTCACCGCGGTGGCCATCTCGCTGGAACTCTCGCCGCTGCTGACGAACATGATGGCGGGAGCGGTGCTCGCAAACATCTCCAACCACCGCCACGCGCTCTTCAGGGTCATCACCCCCCTCACGCCGCCGCTCTACGCCGCCTTTTTCGCGATCGCGGGCACCGAACTGGATATCGCCGTGCTCGGCGACCCCTGGGTCCTCGCGCTGGGATCGATCTACGTGATCGCGCGCGCGACCGGCAAGTACGCAGGAGTCTGGGCGGGAGCCCGCGCCTGCCGGGCGCCCGCCTCGGTTCGCAACTACCTCGGGCTCTCCATGCTGCCGCAGGCGGGCGTGGCGATCGGCCTGGTCCTCTTCCTCCAGGCTTCCCCCCTGGCCGCACGCGGATCCCCGGAGGTCCAGCAGTGGCTGATGAGGATCGCCAATATCGTGCTCTTCGCCGTGTTCGTGAACGAACTCGCCGGCCCCCCGCTCTCCCGGTTCGCAATCGTCAGGGGAATGGAGAAGAACTCGTGA